Part of the Zingiber officinale cultivar Zhangliang chromosome 6A, Zo_v1.1, whole genome shotgun sequence genome, cgttcgaaagcgtcaccatgtgctgtcgtccagcctcgtccattgttcccgttcggatgcaggagcgttcccacagacggcgccaacttgatcctgtccgaatcgccgaaccaaaggacgctgggcacgtggcgcctcCTCGCTAGATCCTCGAGGGCTCcaaagaagtcgggtcgggaagggttcccgacgacgaccctccagGTAAGTGGTGGGAAAAGGAGCtcccaagcttgtagaatgcgtccCACGGTTCTTTATATAGGGCGGTGGAAAAGCTCCTACACGCCTATCGAGGCGCGTGCGTGCCAGCAGAGCTTACCTGACGACATACTGcgacagtcccatcgcgcctccgatgggacaacaagacaccccgttgtcgactaggagtatggcctagccatatgatTCGACTACCGTCGAAGATGTTCCTCTTTATCGCTTATAATCCGGGCGTCCGGATGGAGTCCGTCCTACGGCCCTTCCTCCTTTACGCTACTGGCCGGACGACACTCACTCGGCCCGCTGACATTGGTGTCTGGGAAATTTCAGATGCTATGTAGAGATCATAGCGTGTCATTTTCTCCGGTTCTTCCGCTCTCTTAACTATCAGCTTTGACAGAGAACCCCGacccggtcagggcgccttttgcTACTGAATGTcccttggtcggccgatcggtctggtccatttcttccaagtccggtcggctcacccttcttagGTGGGCTGCTTGGCCATTTGACCTctacgtggcattgacccctcgttagggggtcccgggctctcaCTACCGGATCAATACTCATTTTTgaactttttgtactcaattttggaATTcctgtacctaaaaaatctgaggtgcaatttaggtatcaatatttgtatgagggagttgaaacaagtaatactttgcatacaggaagtggaaacaaagttttttggacatgagaattgcatgcaaagttaacattgtgattagagatttttctctaatttaccaaAAATTTATTATTGCTAAGGAAAATTAAAAGAAGGATGTTTCAGGTTAAAAGAGGGGGAAAATATCTAGTAATATTTTAGTTttcgtatttaaaaaataatacttaatCTATTTGACTAAAAGttaaatgtgaaaaaaaaaattaattttatagaaaaaataGAATCATCGGATGATGTCCTTCGTCGCTCACTCTGATCTATAGTTAATGTCGATTTATCGGTACGCTTGCTCTCGATGTcatgtaaaataaaatttatcaagGTTTGATATTATTGGTGTTACCCTTACTATTTAGTAAGTCATGAATGATGTGAAATTCACATGAGTGCATGAGAAAATAAAAATAGCTCGAAGAAAATTTATATTCgtgaaaaaaagaaaattatatattcatttatttttgtaaaatcttaTATAACCATAGACAgagacaaataaaattttaaattgagataaaaatgaaaaaaaaattattatacattatttttaaaaattataaaacagGGCGGCAAAAATATACATTTtaaactatttaattttattttattcatataattaaatattaatcttTATATATTTTTAGAGATTACatacaattattaattttaattagtaaATAAATCGACATGCACAGGTTGAAAATATCAATTAGGTCTTGAATTGTCTATAATTAATTTAGATATTAACAAACTAAATAGAAATAGacctaaattattaataaatttaatttgattttttactcttacgattataaaaaaaatatcaaaagataaagatataattatcttttataaattttttaacattttacATTAGGAAAAaagattaaatattattttttaaatacagaaaaataaaatactaCTGGATAGAAATATAGGAAAGTTAAATGTATATTTCCCTTAAAAGAATATCAGAACAATAACTTATCTCTAAtattacaataattttaattaaattaatttttacgtTTActacattattttattttaaaaaaagaatatttttaaagtgaaatatatttttgatatttttttcaatattaAATGTTAATGATGATGGGAAAAGGCCATTATATTATGTATGAATCTTTACTACTGTTTTTAGTTTAAAAGGAATAAATATTTATTTGGCAActgttataataatattaaagtaATTTCATAACaatgatatttttacaaaaaaaaatgaaataagaatatttttaaaataaaaataaattactcttttatttttttaaaaaaaaggcaaTCAAAGTAGACAATAAAAcgcttcttttttatttttgcccATTAAAAATGGTTTTACATTGTTAAACTggaaaaactaaaaacaaatcaGTATTTGGATTACAAGTTTCAGTTTCAAATAGATTGAAAAGACCTTTTCATTCAAAAAATCACATTTTCATTCCACATAATTAAAAACATGCATACTTCATAGGGGAGACGAGAGGATAACAGATGAAGAAGAATGGTAAAGAATGGGGAAAGCAGGATAGAGTTAAAAGAATCTTCTTTGTTGTTTACCAATAAGAAAGAAGAGGATGATGATAACGAAGACGTGAAGAAGTAATTGATCTCGTTCGGAGGCTGAGTCGGATGGAGGTCGGTCGAGGTGTCCCGATGGTTGACGGAAGGTCGTAGAAgatgattcggctcccacgggtggctgacgctgctgcaggaccctgcgcacactcagacgatctcccctcccacgttagagaccgaaacccagggaaaaagtctccggatcaggccctccgacgctcaagtcaggtcctttttccccagaaagaacagagagaagcagaaggaaagacagttgtggaaaaaagtgacgagagagtaTGTGCGCGTACCTTCATACGAGGAATTTCTCGCCTTTTATGCCTCCCCCTTCTGGagcctgccatcctgtcagaaaaacGTTAGCCGCTGGGCTTTGTCGCCTAGTtctggacacctgtcgtgctgctatttgtCGCGCAAGCATCTTtccgtttaggaacctccgccttcgtacatgattttgtcctgtagtgggggacagctggcaggcttctactggttatgagggcatcttttcgtctTAGGAACCTCCACCTTCGCCCGCGTCGTTGATATGTAATGATTCTCCTTGACGGACCGTTGAGGTTCTCCGCACCCGTGCTACACAGCTCCTCCGATCCACTGTGACCTGCCCCAGCCTGCACCCGTGGTTTGCATTTCCGggcctccaactcgcagacctgcagccccaactgtctagacacagctacgctgagcaggtctgtagctcgggctgcttccaatcagctctgccgcttccgacccgtcAGCCTGTGTGCCGCCTGACGTCTTCCCTCGCCTTCCGACTgttttgcccccttgatcgatcAGTCTGCCTGACTTCTGACTATCGCACCTGCTCGCCTTTAACCGCCCCGTCAGCCTAACCATTGACTGTcacatcaccttgactattgaccaccACATCCTCCcgacttttgaccgccatatgATCTTGACTTTTTtaaccctttcctcttgggcccctccatgaTCAACCGTATCAGTAACAAATACTTGACAATTCATTACTACATAAAAGTTCCATCAACAACTCTACTTAAAAGTCGATAAAAGCACAATTATATGAAGAAACAACTAAATTAACAGCTCAGTTCAATAAGACTGGCAAGAGATTATTTTCCACAAGGCGATAACTCGATCCTAGAGTATCCTTTTTATTGGTACTTGAATTGGCGACTGAACTCATCATTCTCAGAACGATCCATCACTCTGGATTCTCCGTAAAGGATTATCCGAAACCAGATCTTGCGGTTTCGCACTCAGAAGATTATTGGTTGGCTTGGAGGTTACAGACTTGTGCTTGTTCCTGGATGATGTAATCAATGAGTTCAGGGCGCTGACAGACTTCGTTCGCCCGTATGATGACTTGTTTCCATGAAGCAAATCTTTGTGTTTTGATCTAAAAGCACGGTCGAACTGATGAGACGAGAAGGATCGACTTGAACGGTCTGTGACATCCTTTGCGCCACTTGCGCGAATGGGCTGCCTGTTGTAGTAAGCAAGACGAGGCAAAAGATAATGCAAACACTTCTTAAGTTGCTCGTCCCCGACATTCTTCTGGGCAGGATTGCCTTCCAGGATAACTGCTTGCAAGGAAGCATAATTAGCTGCCAGTTGGCCAAGACCTTTTGAAGTTGCTATTCGATTTGAGCGCAAGTCGAGAACGGTTAGTTTGAGGAGACGATGCAGGCCTTCAACTTCACTGATCTTGTTCCCAGCTAAATACAGTTCCTTTAGTGATGAACAAGGAGCCAACCcttcgaaagaaaaaaaaataagcagGAACTAACATTAAATTGCCAAGGAAATACAATGATTTCAAGAAGTTGCCGTAAAAAAGTTACTTCTCAATcacaacagaaaaaaaaaaataatgaattccAGGTTTAGCAGAGAGGACCATAGATCTCATGAAGCACATAAGTACTACAAAACATTTATTGCAGGCAATTTTTATTGATGTGTACTAAAGGTatctttttttaagtttttcactTAATCACTTTACGTGGAATGGATAAGCATTTTCTTTGAGGAACAGTTCGTTGCAAGTAAAGATGCAAAATATGCTAAGTTGAtctttagtttctttttatattatgTAAATTGTATCAAGACGATGAATGAGTACATACATGTTTCAATGATATAAGAATGTAGTAACGgagtcatattttttttttttaaaaaaaaacattattaaacaaacaaacaagttCATACCATGGCCAATCCTACTTATTTTGTTATAACTCAGATCCAGTACACGGAGACGTGTAAGTTCTTTGAGACCTTCAATGGCTGATATATGATTCTTTGATAGATTTAACATGTGAAGACCCTTTGGAAGAGATCCTGAAGTTATCCTAACTGGAAAAAAATGGCAGATTATTAAACATAGAATGAAAAAAAGCGCCAGATAAAAATATTGTGTGCCAAAAGGCAAAACAAAAATGGTCCAATGAACTTGAATGCATCCAATTCATACCTATAAAGTTGCCTGATAAATTCAGCATCTTTAAATTAACAAAAGAACTGAGAACGGGTATTGCAACCAAGCCAAGATTTGTCATCTGTGCACTCGATGAAGCAGGACTAAGGGATGAAATGTAATTGTAAGCTGCTATCATTCCAATACTACTTTTAGCATCAAGCTTTTTGCTTCCCACTTTGCTAGCTTTCTTACTTGGCACCTTGTCAGAAATTAGATGAGGATTTTTACCCAATTCTTTGACATAGTTACAATTCTGAACATCAAGTTGACTAATCCAAGATGCAATCCGATTAATATTACAATTTTCAGGACTCGACCCATTCAAATTTTCAACAGAAGGTTCTTCAACACCAAAAGTCACTGCACTATCAGGTTGATCACTGCAATCAGGGCAATTCTCATCAGCCGAAGAAACATCAAAAATTATCTTCTCAGAACAACTCCCCCCCTCTCTTTCCTGATCCTCAATCTCCTTGGATTCGAGATTATAGTTGGAATGGTGGCATGTCTCTCCAGAATCCATATCACAAGGTGAACCAATGATGTCGACCAATTGATTACCACTATTAGACTTCATAATTGAACATTTACCGTCTTTGTCTGAATCTGAAAGCTCATTACTCTCACTACAATCAGAAATGTAATGTAATTCAGTTTTTTGCACAACTCTAGACGCAGTTGCTGCGTTGCCATCTAAAAACAGGCCTCTCCCAAAATCTACGGATAATAGGTTTTCAAGTGAGTTCGAATGAGGCCCCATTGGTTCCAGCTTGAGAGTGCCATCATTGATGTCAATAGTCTGTCCTCCAAGGTTAGTTAGAGAACAAGACTTTCTACTAATGAACTGGCCATTTGATGATAATTGTTCATATGAAACATAGTCAGGAGATTCATCGTCAGCATAGTCATTATACTCCGCATTGGACTGGTCATGGATCCCAATGGAAAAGAGGCATTCATGTTGAACTGGTTCAGCAAACTCAGTGAATTCAAGAATCTGCTTCTGTGAGCAATTTTCATAATCAGTGTGGTATTCATCTAGTTTCTTACCACTAATGCTACCAGTTTGGTTTATCCCATGAGATAAAAACCTTGCTTCTGATTCATTCTCCTGAATCATAATATTATAGGGAGAACCTCTTTCCTTGTCCAAGATATTTCCAACAGATttactttttataatttttgcctTAAGAACAACTGCCTTCTGTGCCTTGGAATGGAGCTCTTGACTATCTTCAGAACAATCATCTTCTTTACAATCAGTATCGAGCAAAGATGGGGCTGTTATTTTCTCCAGTTGGGATACAGGATTGCTAAATTCATCTGCAGCAAGCTTAATTTCTTGATCTTCAGAATATTTTGCAGAATTGCATTGCATTGTTCCACTAGCCTCTTGAACAACTTTCTAGTATTCAGAACATATATTTCAGTGCTAACATAGACACACACGCGAGACAGAATCTATAAGAAACAAAAACAAGGATCTTTTCCATGTACCTTCGATTTATGAATCGGCAAAGAACTGAAGAGTCGGGAAAACTTGACCATTTCACTAGTGTGCAATGGAGGGACCAAGATCACGTAGTATAAGTTATATGCGGCTAACTAAAAGGAGGGAAATAATCTACTGCCCGAATCGATTCTTAGCCCATCTCAACATTAGCCGTAGTCGAGAGAGCGGCCTACTAGCGCACGGCAAAGTCTCCAAATGCTCGATGCCTTTGATACCCACAACGAAATCAGTATGCTTGCATTACCATCAAAACCCCACACCCACAAAGAGGTGCGAGAAGAATATGGTTTTTCAACAGCGGCCAGAGTGTAGGAAGGCTTTTATCAACTAGAGAAGGCTAACCAACAAAAAGGACCGGTAAAAATCCTGCaaccacaaaatctgtgaggtatGATTAAAAGCAAGGAGCTGATAGCAACAATCATGTCGCAATATCTAAATAAACACGAGATTGTAGATAGACTCATGAAACTTCTGAACGGAAAAAATTGAATGATTTTCTACATGAAATACTGTCAAACTATTTCCATGATGAACAAGCATACCCCAATAGCATACAAGTTTACAAAACTAAGCAGGAAAGTCGCCGGAGGCGAGCAAAACCCTTGAGAGCTATGTCGAGCTTCTCCGCCAAAGATTTACCGGATTCTTCGTAACTTCAATcagaaaaaaataacaaaagattaaattttaTGACGAAATAGATATCTTCTAATCAAAATCTGGCAAAAACAGGATCCTTTCGAAACAAAATCATTATCAAAAGAGAATCGCAAACGGAGAAAAGAGATCGCACTTACCTCCTCCAGATTGGATCGCGAAGGGAGGAGAACGAAGCGAGGCGGATTCGACAATAGGAGACGTGAGCGAGGAGAATTCGCTTAGAAGACAGGCAGCCGCGGCTATTTATGGAAAAAACCTAATGGGGGCGATTCAAGGATAAACCCTAACCACAGAGCAATCGCAGGGCAGGCATTCCCAGCAGTCTCAATCATAATCCCATCAAGAATTGTTCAAATTTcccaataattaattaattaaattaaattaaactaaattaaataattgCATAGGTCTGTTCTGCAAAACTGCATTATCAGGAGAGCATTAAATTGCACTCGCCAGATTGTGATCCAGGGCAATCTGCACAGGCCACAAGTTGCcacagaaaacaaaaaaaatctaaatctatGATAGAGAAACAAGCGTTGACGATTGTTGACTGCTCCAGTTCTTCCTTCCTTGTTAGGTTTTGACCATATGGTCAAAACATTGGGCACGAGGGTACGATTCTTCGTTTCTCTCATCTCCGACTGGTTGATTAGGCGCACCACAGGCGGAATCCTATCTACATAATCCTTTTTTAAAGACCTCAATCTCTATCATTTTCACTTTACCAAATGAGAAAAAAATTGTTCTGTCCCGGTAAACAtgaataaattatcgaaattCTTCCTGTTCTTACCAAATACTGTCTTTTTAGATCGAGATACTGATAAAGGCAGCTTCTTTATGCAAAAGAATTGGTTTAAAAAAAGGTTCTTGGCCATTATTTGTGCCGCTTTTAGATAGGAGAAGACTTCGTCGTCGCCATGTTCATACCTGCACAACCTCTTCCTTTATGATCAGAGAGATTGCTAGATTCCTCATcgtaaaggaggaagaagaagaagaagcttgatCAGTGCTTCAGTAGAATTTATTCGCTGTCGTGTTCCCCCATGGCTCCTGCTTGGCTGCTCTCGCTTGCGATAATATTTTTGTCACCGCTGATTTCGCAAGCAGCGGACACCATCAATCCCGGAGAGTTCCTTCGCGACGTGGATAGGCTCATCTCGCCGGGGAGCATCTTCGAGCTGGGATTCTTCAGTCCTGGGCAGTCGTCCCACCGCTACGTCGGAATCTGGTACCACGACTTCTCCACCGACACCGTCCTCTGGGTCGCCAACCGCCGGGAGCCCGTCCTcgaccatggaggcgccttcggcaTCGCCGCCGACGGCAACCTGGTCGTCCTCGACGCCGCCAACCGCACCCTCTGGTCCTCCGGCGGCGCCACCCTGCCTTTCAACAACTCCGTGGTCCAGCTGACGGATTCCGGCAACTTGGTTCTCAATAACTCCGGCGGCGTCCGGTGGCAGAGCTTCGACCATCCGAGCGACACGTACATGCCGGGGATGAAGGTGGGCCTCGATCTCATAACGAGGGAGAACCAAAACATGACCTCTTGGACGAGCGAGAACGACCCGGCGCCGGGGAACTTCTCGCTGAGCATGGACCCGCGCGGGTCGACGCAGATATTCATGTGGGACGGAGACCGGCCGCGGTGGCGCTCCGGGCTGTGGAACTCACAGATCTTCATCGGGATAAAGAACATGGTGCCGCAGTACATCTACGGCTTCAAGCTCAACAACTTCGTCCAGGAGCACAGAATGTACTTCTACTACGACCAGTTCAACAGCTCCCACCGCTACGTCCTCTCCTGGGACGGCCTCGTGAAGCACATGATCTGGAGGAACGACACCAGCGAGTGGTTACTGTATTGGTCGCAGCCGACGACGCCGTGCGACATCTACAACAAGTGCGGCAAGAACGCGGGTTGCACCGACGAGGCCTCTCCCATCTGCAGTTGCCTCGCAGGGTTCCAGCCGGCCTCCGGCGACGAGTGGGACGCCGGCAATTGGTCGAGCGGCTGCGTGAGGAAGACGGCGCTAGGTTGCTCCGCCGCCGGAAGCGGCGGAGATGGGTTTACCCGACTCAGGAGTATAAAATTGCCGGACACCTCGGACTGGTTCCCCGACCTTCTGGACACCTCTTCATGCCCCGACAAGTGTTTGAGGAATTGCTCCTGCACGGCCTATGCCTACGTGACCGGCATCGGGTGCTTGATCTGGGGGGTGGACTTGTTGGACATCCAAATGTTTTCCGGCGACGGCGGAGAGGACTTGTTTCTCCGACTCGCCGGATCGGAACTCAGTGAGTCACCTCCCCCAACTCGCTCTTCTTCTCACAATCATATAATTCTAACCAATTTCATTCTCTCTGTTGCAGCAACCAGCAAAACAAGAACTCAGACAATAATCATAGCGGTGATCGTCGTATTAGTGGTTTCGATTTTCTCGGGATCCCTCTTCTTTCTATGGAAGCGCAGGAGGAGAATTCAAGGTATCCATGGCAAATTCCACTCGTTTACTCCTTCGATCAGCTTAAACTGCTGttcaaaatatataattcctcGACAGAACGAGTATCAACGTATTCGAGCTTCGGCGGAGCTGCGAGTGTCTCAGACTCGATCAGAATCGACGAGGAGAGAAACGAGGAGGAGTTGTCTGAGTTACAATTGTGGAGTTTCGACTCTGTCCTGTTCGCCACCAAGGGATTCTCAGACTCTGAACTGATCGGTGAAGGAGGTTTCGGCCCTGTTTATAAGGTGCATCTGCATTTGTTTGTCTAATTTCAAAAGCAAAAGGAGAAAAACAATTTGTGATTAAATTATCGTTGTGAGATTACAGGGAACAAGTTTCGATGGCCAAGAACTAGCAGTAAAAAGGCTTTCTAGGAGCTCAGGACAGGGCATCGAGGAATTCAAGAACGAGGTGAAGCTGATCTCCAAGCTTCAGCACAGGAACCTTGTTAGGCTCTTGGGTTGTTGCATTCATAAGCAGGAGAAGATACTCATCTATGAATACATGCCCAACAAAAGCCTAGATGCTTTCCTGTTTGGTTAGTCTACTGCTGGCTGTAAGCTCCTTCAACTTCATCTGTCTTGATCACTCATTAAGATCGATGCAGACTCGACGAAGAGAACCCTTCTGGATTGGAACACAAGGTACACCATCATCGAAGGGATTGCCCGGGGGCTAGTGTACCTCCACAGGGACTCAAGGCTACGAATCATTCATCGCGATCTGAAAGCTAGTAATATCTTGCTTGACAAAGAGATGAATCCTAAGATATCAGATTTTGGCATGGCGAGGATATTCGGAAACGACGATGAGACTAGCACAAAGCGAGTGGTCGGAACATTGTGAGTGATCATGACACTATATCTTGTTCATTCAATCACCTTGTTCATGTAAACTTAACTAGCTCCTTGCACGAACACAGTGGTTACATGGCTCCTGAATACGCGATGCAAGGCTATTTCTCGACGAAATCTGATGTCTATAGCTTCGGAGTTTTAGTACTGGAGATTCTCAGTGGAAAAAGAAACAACTCATATCGTCATCCTGAATGGGGCTTAAACCTCATAACATTAGTAAGCACCCTTTTTCTCCTATAATTCTTCTTCCCTCAAGCATGCATTCATCCATTCATTCAGTGAGTGTCACACTCGCACCTTAATGCAGGCCTGGAAGCTTTGGAACGAAGGAAGAGCGATGGAATTCATCGACCCTGTCATCAAGGAATCAGCTAACTCGACTTCTCTCAAATCATCGGTGACCAAATGCTTGAACCTAGCACTTCTATGCCTGCAAGATCACCCGAATGACCGACCGAGCATGGCAGCAGTCGTGGTAATGCTGGAGAGTGAGACTGTGGTTCCTACACCCCCGAGACCGCCAACGTTCGCCACGGATAGAAGCTTCAGTGAGACTGAGGAGTCATCGACCGTAGAGCTGAAGGCCATATCATCAGCAAGCGTTTCAATCACTATGCTCACAGGAAGATAGAAGTATTCCAATACATGACATGAAAGTCACTTAGCTAGTTTTTGATGGAATCCAACTGTTTCTGTGATGATGATACTAAACTAGACATAAGGAAATGCAAGCGGACCATGGCCATTTCGTGTAGAGAATTGGTTTGCAGTAACATCGAGCCAGGAAAAACAGCTTGCCTGCTGTCTTTGGTTTGACTCGTTAAATCCATTGAATTCGTCGATCGGGGTGTGTATGAGCGAGTTCGCTTGGGGGTGGGTCGAGTTTGCAGCGCTTTCTT contains:
- the LOC121998592 gene encoding uncharacterized protein LOC121998592 isoform X2, which codes for MQCNSAKYSEDQEIKLAADEFSNPVSQLEKITAPSLLDTDCKEDDCSEDSQELHSKAQKAVVLKAKIIKSKSVGNILDKERGSPYNIMIQENESEARFLSHGINQTGSISGKKLDEYHTDYENCSQKQILEFTEFAEPVQHECLFSIGIHDQSNAEYNDYADDESPDYVSYEQLSSNGQFISRKSCSLTNLGGQTIDINDGTLKLEPMGPHSNSLENLLSVDFGRGLFLDGNAATASRVVQKTELHYISDCSESNELSDSDKDGKCSIMKSNSGNQLVDIIGSPCDMDSGETCHHSNYNLESKEIEDQEREGGSCSEKIIFDVSSADENCPDCSDQPDSAVTFGVEEPSVENLNGSSPENCNINRIASWISQLDVQNCNYVKELGKNPHLISDKVPSKKASKVGSKKLDAKSSIGMIAAYNYISSLSPASSSAQMTNLGLVAIPVLSSFVNLKMLNLSGNFIVRITSGSLPKGLHMLNLSKNHISAIEGLKELTRLRVLDLSYNKISRIGHGLAPCSSLKELYLAGNKISEVEGLHRLLKLTVLDLRSNRIATSKGLGQLAANYASLQAVILEGNPAQKNVGDEQLKKCLHYLLPRLAYYNRQPIRASGAKDVTDRSSRSFSSHQFDRAFRSKHKDLLHGNKSSYGRTKSVSALNSLITSSRNKHKSVTSKPTNNLLSAKPQDLVSDNPLRRIQSDGSF
- the LOC121998592 gene encoding uncharacterized protein LOC121998592 isoform X1, yielding MVKFSRLFSSLPIHKSKKVVQEASGTMQCNSAKYSEDQEIKLAADEFSNPVSQLEKITAPSLLDTDCKEDDCSEDSQELHSKAQKAVVLKAKIIKSKSVGNILDKERGSPYNIMIQENESEARFLSHGINQTGSISGKKLDEYHTDYENCSQKQILEFTEFAEPVQHECLFSIGIHDQSNAEYNDYADDESPDYVSYEQLSSNGQFISRKSCSLTNLGGQTIDINDGTLKLEPMGPHSNSLENLLSVDFGRGLFLDGNAATASRVVQKTELHYISDCSESNELSDSDKDGKCSIMKSNSGNQLVDIIGSPCDMDSGETCHHSNYNLESKEIEDQEREGGSCSEKIIFDVSSADENCPDCSDQPDSAVTFGVEEPSVENLNGSSPENCNINRIASWISQLDVQNCNYVKELGKNPHLISDKVPSKKASKVGSKKLDAKSSIGMIAAYNYISSLSPASSSAQMTNLGLVAIPVLSSFVNLKMLNLSGNFIVRITSGSLPKGLHMLNLSKNHISAIEGLKELTRLRVLDLSYNKISRIGHGLAPCSSLKELYLAGNKISEVEGLHRLLKLTVLDLRSNRIATSKGLGQLAANYASLQAVILEGNPAQKNVGDEQLKKCLHYLLPRLAYYNRQPIRASGAKDVTDRSSRSFSSHQFDRAFRSKHKDLLHGNKSSYGRTKSVSALNSLITSSRNKHKSVTSKPTNNLLSAKPQDLVSDNPLRRIQSDGSF
- the LOC121998591 gene encoding G-type lectin S-receptor-like serine/threonine-protein kinase B120 — encoded protein: MAPAWLLSLAIIFLSPLISQAADTINPGEFLRDVDRLISPGSIFELGFFSPGQSSHRYVGIWYHDFSTDTVLWVANRREPVLDHGGAFGIAADGNLVVLDAANRTLWSSGGATLPFNNSVVQLTDSGNLVLNNSGGVRWQSFDHPSDTYMPGMKVGLDLITRENQNMTSWTSENDPAPGNFSLSMDPRGSTQIFMWDGDRPRWRSGLWNSQIFIGIKNMVPQYIYGFKLNNFVQEHRMYFYYDQFNSSHRYVLSWDGLVKHMIWRNDTSEWLLYWSQPTTPCDIYNKCGKNAGCTDEASPICSCLAGFQPASGDEWDAGNWSSGCVRKTALGCSAAGSGGDGFTRLRSIKLPDTSDWFPDLLDTSSCPDKCLRNCSCTAYAYVTGIGCLIWGVDLLDIQMFSGDGGEDLFLRLAGSELTTSKTRTQTIIIAVIVVLVVSIFSGSLFFLWKRRRRIQERVSTYSSFGGAASVSDSIRIDEERNEEELSELQLWSFDSVLFATKGFSDSELIGEGGFGPVYKGTSFDGQELAVKRLSRSSGQGIEEFKNEVKLISKLQHRNLVRLLGCCIHKQEKILIYEYMPNKSLDAFLFDSTKRTLLDWNTRYTIIEGIARGLVYLHRDSRLRIIHRDLKASNILLDKEMNPKISDFGMARIFGNDDETSTKRVVGTFGYMAPEYAMQGYFSTKSDVYSFGVLVLEILSGKRNNSYRHPEWGLNLITLAWKLWNEGRAMEFIDPVIKESANSTSLKSSVTKCLNLALLCLQDHPNDRPSMAAVVVMLESETVVPTPPRPPTFATDRSFSETEESSTVELKAISSASVSITMLTGR